A genome region from Sphingobium sp. WTD-1 includes the following:
- a CDS encoding ATP-binding protein → MSETQAVRRRWLPSQWPADAAGRKNMALLIQLRWIAIAGQLVTILIVQFLMGVRLPLAPMLLVAAVAVLVNAASFAALRPRTDITRAELSVSLLFDVLLLTAQLYLSGGATNPFVSLYLLQVALGVLLLDRASAWGITAVSALCAGLLALDYRPLDLSDRLAGRLFDLHIIGTWICFTMIAVLLVLFITRINRNLQAREAYLASMRQHAAEEEHIVRMGLLASGAAHELGTPLAQLAVVLGDWRRMPEITEHPALVEEVGEMQSAVLRCKAIVTGILLSSGEARGEAPAVTNVRDFIEGIAAEWRRANPGMPLRCDFGPHDYPRIIADPVIRQAVGNLLDNAREAGATYIDLLVGRDSASLNIAVRDNGSGFSQAMLEDFGKPYRSSKGKEGHGLGLFLVVNVVRKLGGSVSASNGADGGALILLRLPLDTVALEEESDSEDDG, encoded by the coding sequence ATGAGCGAGACCCAAGCCGTCAGGCGCCGCTGGCTGCCCAGCCAGTGGCCCGCCGATGCCGCCGGTCGCAAGAATATGGCACTGCTGATCCAACTGCGTTGGATCGCGATAGCCGGGCAGCTGGTGACGATCCTGATCGTCCAGTTCCTGATGGGGGTTCGCCTGCCCCTCGCCCCGATGCTGCTGGTCGCGGCCGTCGCCGTTCTGGTCAACGCCGCCAGCTTTGCGGCGCTGCGGCCCCGGACCGACATCACCCGCGCCGAACTTTCGGTATCGCTGCTGTTCGACGTGCTGCTGCTGACCGCCCAGCTCTATCTGTCGGGCGGCGCGACCAATCCCTTCGTCTCGCTCTATCTGCTTCAGGTCGCGCTTGGCGTGCTGCTGCTCGACCGGGCGAGCGCCTGGGGCATCACCGCCGTGTCGGCGCTGTGCGCGGGTCTGCTGGCGCTGGACTATCGCCCGCTCGACCTGAGTGACCGGCTGGCGGGCCGGCTGTTCGACCTGCACATCATCGGCACCTGGATCTGCTTCACCATGATCGCGGTGCTGCTGGTGCTGTTCATCACCCGGATCAACCGCAACCTCCAGGCGCGCGAAGCCTATCTGGCCAGCATGCGCCAGCATGCGGCGGAGGAGGAACATATCGTCCGCATGGGCCTGCTCGCTTCGGGCGCGGCGCATGAGCTGGGCACCCCCCTCGCCCAGCTCGCCGTGGTGCTGGGCGACTGGCGCCGCATGCCCGAAATCACCGAGCATCCCGCTCTGGTCGAGGAAGTGGGCGAGATGCAGAGCGCAGTCCTGCGCTGCAAGGCGATCGTCACCGGTATTCTCCTCTCCTCGGGCGAGGCGCGCGGCGAGGCACCGGCCGTCACCAATGTGCGCGACTTCATCGAGGGGATTGCCGCCGAATGGCGCCGCGCCAATCCGGGCATGCCGCTGCGCTGCGACTTCGGCCCGCATGACTATCCGCGCATCATCGCCGATCCGGTGATCCGCCAGGCGGTCGGCAATCTGCTCGACAATGCGCGCGAGGCCGGCGCCACCTATATCGACCTGCTGGTCGGACGCGACAGCGCCTCGCTCAACATCGCCGTGCGCGACAATGGCAGCGGCTTTTCGCAGGCGATGCTGGAGGATTTCGGCAAGCCCTATCGCTCCAGCAAGGGCAAGGAAGGCCATGGCCTCGGCCTCTTCCTTGTGGTCAATGTCGTGCGCAAGCTGGGCGGCAGCGTATCGGCCAGCAATGGCGCCGATGGCGGCGCGCTGATCCTGCTGCGCCTGCCGCTCGATACGGTCGCACTGGAAGAGGAAAGTGACAGCGAAGATGACGGCTGA
- the cyoD gene encoding cytochrome o ubiquinol oxidase subunit IV translates to MSDAVHPHGHDHHDDHHEEGSHGSFGSYMIGFGLSVILTAIPFWLVMSNVLGNPQLTGVIIMAFAAVQVVVHMIYFLHMNTRIESGWSFMAMMLTIVLVVIVLSGSMWVMYHMNNNMMPHGDMNMSATHDMSAMQNMSEMP, encoded by the coding sequence GTGAGCGATGCTGTCCATCCCCACGGTCACGATCATCACGATGACCATCATGAAGAAGGATCGCATGGCAGCTTCGGCAGCTACATGATCGGCTTCGGCCTGTCGGTGATCCTGACGGCCATCCCCTTCTGGCTGGTGATGTCGAACGTGCTGGGCAATCCCCAGCTGACCGGCGTCATCATCATGGCCTTCGCGGCGGTGCAGGTGGTCGTCCACATGATCTACTTCCTGCACATGAACACCCGCATCGAAAGCGGCTGGTCGTTCATGGCGATGATGCTGACGATCGTTCTGGTCGTCATCGTCCTCTCGGGCTCGATGTGGGTCATGTATCATATGAACAACAACATGATGCCGCACGGCGATATGAACATGAGCGCCACGCACGACATGAGCGCCATGCAGAATATGAGCGAAATGCCGTGA
- a CDS encoding SURF1 family protein — protein MTSQKIGGRRRRSPGFTIGLTLIALILFSGLFALGSWQVYRLAWKRDLIARVDARIHAAPVPAPRNATSDDGYRRVAASGHFLHDKAVLTQAVTVRGPGFWVMTPLVTDAGFTLMVNRGFVPQDNRTRYSRPEGTVQIVGLLRLTEPKGGFLRSNDPAAGRWYSRDVAAIAAAQHVAPPVADYFVDADANCAPDTAPVGGLTVVRFPNNHLQYAITWFILAAMVAGAYIFLMRRDPEDSAE, from the coding sequence GTGACATCCCAAAAGATCGGGGGGCGCCGCCGGCGCTCCCCGGGCTTTACGATCGGCCTGACGCTGATCGCCCTCATCCTTTTCTCCGGTCTTTTTGCGCTCGGCAGCTGGCAAGTCTATCGCCTCGCCTGGAAGCGCGACCTGATCGCACGGGTCGACGCCCGCATCCATGCCGCGCCCGTCCCCGCCCCCCGCAATGCCACAAGCGACGACGGATATCGCCGCGTCGCCGCATCGGGCCATTTCCTGCATGACAAGGCGGTGCTGACCCAGGCCGTCACCGTGCGCGGCCCCGGTTTCTGGGTAATGACGCCGCTGGTGACCGATGCCGGCTTCACCCTGATGGTCAATCGCGGCTTCGTGCCGCAGGACAATCGCACCCGTTACAGCCGGCCCGAAGGCACGGTCCAGATCGTCGGCCTGCTGCGCCTGACCGAACCCAAGGGCGGTTTCCTGCGCAGCAATGATCCCGCGGCCGGCCGCTGGTATTCGCGCGATGTCGCCGCGATCGCCGCCGCGCAGCATGTCGCCCCGCCGGTCGCGGACTATTTCGTCGATGCCGACGCCAATTGCGCACCCGACACCGCGCCGGTCGGCGGCCTGACCGTCGTCCGCTTCCCCAACAACCATCTCCAGTATGCCATCACCTGGTTCATACTGGCGGCGATGGTCGCAGGCGCCTACATCTTCCTCATGCGTCGGGATCCAGAAGACAGCGCGGAATGA
- the cyoC gene encoding cytochrome o ubiquinol oxidase subunit III, translating into MSSTTATLEPRAYHLPEEPHLHEGHSTMLGFWMYLMSDCLIFAILFATYAVLGGNFAGGPGPKDLFDLPLIALNTAMLLFSSITYGFAMLAMEKNKVSATQGWLFITLLFGGAFLFIELYEFSHLIHEGAGPWRSAFLSAFFTLVGTHGLHVTFGSIWLITLMVQVAKKGLIPANKRRLMCLSMFWHFLDVIWIGVFTFVYLMGVLR; encoded by the coding sequence ATGAGCAGCACAACTGCGACCCTGGAACCTCGGGCATATCATTTGCCCGAGGAACCCCACCTCCACGAAGGCCACAGCACCATGCTGGGCTTCTGGATGTACCTGATGAGCGATTGCCTCATCTTCGCCATCCTGTTCGCCACCTATGCCGTGCTCGGCGGCAATTTCGCCGGCGGCCCCGGCCCCAAGGATCTGTTCGACCTGCCGCTCATCGCGCTCAACACCGCGATGCTGCTCTTCTCGTCGATCACCTATGGCTTCGCCATGCTGGCGATGGAAAAGAACAAGGTCAGCGCCACCCAGGGCTGGCTGTTCATCACGCTCCTCTTCGGCGGCGCGTTCCTGTTCATCGAACTCTACGAATTCTCGCACCTCATCCATGAGGGCGCAGGTCCGTGGCGTTCGGCCTTCCTGTCGGCCTTCTTCACCCTGGTAGGCACCCATGGCCTGCACGTCACCTTCGGTTCGATCTGGCTGATCACGCTGATGGTTCAGGTCGCCAAGAAGGGTCTGATCCCGGCCAACAAGCGTCGCCTGATGTGCCTCAGCATGTTCTGGCACTTCCTCGACGTCATCTGGATCGGCGTCTTCACCTTTGTCTATCTGATGGGAGTCCTGCGGTGA
- a CDS encoding response regulator transcription factor, protein MTAERLLVIVEDDEAFAKTLKRSFERRGYDVLTAASHGALEEVLKGNRPGYAVVDLKLGPESGLVCVQTLHAHDPDMLIVVLTGFASIATAVEAIKLGATNYLAKPSNTDDIEAAFARSGGDPAAPLAPRPTSIKTLEWEHIHEVLKDCDFNISETARRLGMHRRTLARKLAKRQVG, encoded by the coding sequence ATGACGGCTGAACGGCTGCTGGTGATCGTCGAGGATGACGAGGCCTTTGCAAAGACCCTCAAACGTTCGTTCGAGCGGCGCGGCTATGACGTGCTGACCGCCGCCAGCCATGGCGCGCTGGAGGAGGTGCTCAAGGGCAACCGCCCCGGCTATGCCGTGGTCGACCTGAAGCTCGGCCCGGAATCGGGCCTGGTCTGCGTCCAGACGCTGCACGCCCATGATCCCGACATGCTGATCGTGGTGCTGACCGGCTTTGCCAGCATTGCCACCGCAGTCGAGGCGATCAAGCTCGGCGCGACCAACTATCTGGCAAAACCATCCAACACCGACGATATCGAAGCCGCCTTCGCCCGCTCGGGCGGCGACCCCGCCGCACCGCTGGCACCGCGCCCGACATCGATCAAGACGCTGGAATGGGAACATATCCATGAGGTGCTGAAGGATTGCGACTTCAACATCTCCGAAACCGCCCGGCGCCTGGGGATGCATCGCCGCACCCTCGCCCGCAAGCTGGCGAAACGCCAGGTCGGCTAA
- the cyoB gene encoding cytochrome o ubiquinol oxidase subunit I: protein MTGTLTTAQMIFGRLTWDSFPWHEPIVVATFCAVMLGGAALVAGLTYFKLWGYLWKEWFTSVDHKKIGIMYMVLGLVMFLRGFADAVMMRLQQALAFNGSEGYLNAHHYDQVFTAHGVIMIFFVAMPFITGLMNYIVPLQIGARDVSFPFLNNFSFWMTTGGAVLVMASLFLGEFAQTGWLAYPPLSGIDYSPATGVDYYIWALQVAGVGTTLSGINLIATIVKMRAPGMSLMKMPVFTWTSLCANILIVASFPILTATLVLLSLDRYIGTNFFTNDFGGNPMMYVNLIWIWGHPEVYILILPLFGVFSEVTSTFSGKRLFGYTSMVYATCCIMVLSYLVWLHHFFTMGSGASVNSFFGITTMIISIPTGAKLFNWLFTMYRGKIRFELPMMWTVAFMLTFTIGGMTGVMLAVPPADFVLHNSLFLIAHFHNVIIGGVLFGLFAAINYWWPKAFGFKLNVFWGKVSFWCWQVGFWLAFTPLYILGFMGVTRRMRVFDDPSLHIWFIIAAVGAAIVAAGIGAMLVQFAVSIWKRDELKVEGDPWDGRTLEWATSSPPPEYNFAFTPVVYDADSWADMKKNGYQRPLTGYQPIHMPSSTGTGVILAGLATVCGFALIWYMWWLAALSFVGMIGFAIFHTFNYKRDFYIPQDVVTRTEEERTRILAAGV from the coding sequence ATGACTGGCACACTCACAACAGCACAGATGATCTTTGGTCGTCTGACATGGGACAGCTTCCCATGGCATGAACCCATCGTCGTCGCGACCTTCTGCGCGGTGATGCTGGGCGGCGCGGCGCTCGTCGCCGGGCTGACCTATTTCAAGCTCTGGGGCTATCTCTGGAAAGAATGGTTCACCAGCGTCGATCACAAGAAGATCGGCATCATGTATATGGTGCTGGGCCTCGTCATGTTCCTGCGCGGCTTTGCCGACGCCGTCATGATGCGCCTGCAACAGGCTTTGGCCTTCAACGGGTCCGAGGGTTACCTCAACGCCCACCATTATGACCAGGTGTTCACCGCCCATGGCGTGATCATGATCTTCTTCGTGGCGATGCCGTTCATCACCGGTCTGATGAACTATATCGTCCCGCTGCAGATCGGCGCCCGCGACGTCAGCTTCCCGTTCCTGAACAATTTCTCGTTCTGGATGACGACGGGCGGCGCGGTGCTGGTGATGGCCTCGCTGTTCCTGGGCGAATTCGCCCAGACCGGCTGGCTCGCCTATCCGCCGCTCTCGGGGATCGACTATAGCCCGGCCACGGGTGTCGACTATTATATCTGGGCACTACAGGTGGCCGGTGTCGGCACGACATTGTCGGGCATCAACCTGATCGCGACCATCGTCAAGATGCGCGCACCGGGCATGTCGCTCATGAAGATGCCGGTGTTCACCTGGACCTCGCTCTGCGCGAACATCCTGATCGTCGCATCCTTCCCGATCCTGACCGCCACCCTGGTCCTGCTCTCGCTCGACCGCTATATCGGCACCAACTTCTTCACGAACGACTTCGGCGGCAACCCGATGATGTACGTGAACCTGATCTGGATCTGGGGTCACCCGGAAGTCTACATCCTCATCCTACCGCTGTTCGGCGTCTTCTCGGAAGTCACCTCGACCTTTTCGGGCAAGCGCCTGTTCGGCTACACCTCGATGGTCTACGCGACCTGCTGCATCATGGTGCTGTCGTACCTCGTGTGGCTGCACCACTTCTTCACCATGGGCTCGGGCGCCAGCGTCAACAGCTTCTTCGGCATCACGACGATGATCATCTCGATCCCGACGGGTGCGAAGCTCTTCAACTGGCTCTTCACCATGTATCGCGGCAAGATCCGTTTCGAGCTGCCGATGATGTGGACCGTCGCCTTCATGCTGACCTTCACCATCGGTGGCATGACCGGCGTCATGCTGGCCGTTCCGCCGGCCGACTTCGTGCTGCACAACTCGCTGTTCCTGATCGCGCACTTCCATAACGTGATCATCGGCGGCGTGCTGTTCGGCCTGTTCGCCGCGATCAACTACTGGTGGCCCAAGGCCTTCGGCTTCAAGCTGAACGTGTTCTGGGGCAAGGTCAGCTTCTGGTGCTGGCAGGTCGGCTTCTGGCTCGCCTTCACCCCGCTCTACATCCTGGGCTTCATGGGCGTGACTCGCCGCATGCGCGTGTTCGACGATCCCAGCCTGCACATCTGGTTCATCATCGCCGCCGTCGGCGCCGCCATCGTTGCGGCCGGCATCGGCGCCATGCTGGTCCAGTTCGCAGTGTCGATCTGGAAGCGCGACGAACTGAAGGTGGAAGGCGATCCCTGGGATGGCCGTACCCTGGAATGGGCGACCAGCTCGCCCCCGCCGGAGTATAACTTCGCCTTCACCCCGGTCGTCTACGACGCCGACAGCTGGGCCGACATGAAGAAGAATGGCTATCAGCGTCCGCTGACCGGCTATCAGCCGATCCACATGCCCAGCAGCACCGGCACCGGTGTGATCCTCGCGGGTCTGGCTACGGTCTGTGGCTTCGCCCTGATCTGGTACATGTGGTGGCTGGCAGCCCTCAGCTTCGTCGGCATGATCGGCTTCGCCATCTTCCACACCTTCAACTACAAGCGCGACTTCTACATCCCGCAGGATGTCGTCACGCGCACCGAGGAAGAGCGGACACGCATCCTCGCGGCGGGAGTCTGA
- the cyoA gene encoding ubiquinol oxidase subunit II produces the protein MSQPPSPLWTRLLRWSAPILAAPLAGCNWVVMNPSGDIAVQQRDLILISVALMLLIVVPVMALVVYFAWRYRATNEAAEKEYDPDWDHSTKLELLIWSAPLLIIICLGALTWVSTHKLDPYRPLDRINATTAIDPKVKPLTVQVVALDWKWLFIYPDLGIATVNELALPTNVPVRFDITASTVMNSFYVPELAGQIYAMPGMQTQLHAVANKPVTGIGFSANYSGAGFTHMRFGYHAFDQAGFDAWVAKVKGSGAALDRTVYQTLAKPSEKAPVAYFATSEPKLFDAIVNLCPKPGQRCMSELMHINQMGGAGKESAKETEGLQYDFPNSHVIDQEDRNKGQETAPDAPGAGAAAPAADHSSHSGADAHAQHR, from the coding sequence ATGTCACAGCCACCCTCCCCCCTCTGGACCCGCCTCCTGCGCTGGTCCGCTCCGATCCTTGCGGCGCCCTTGGCGGGCTGCAACTGGGTCGTGATGAACCCGTCGGGCGATATTGCGGTGCAGCAGCGCGATCTGATCCTGATCTCGGTCGCGCTGATGCTCCTCATTGTCGTGCCCGTCATGGCACTGGTCGTCTATTTCGCCTGGCGCTACCGCGCGACGAACGAGGCCGCCGAGAAGGAATATGACCCCGACTGGGATCATTCCACCAAGCTGGAGCTGCTGATCTGGTCGGCCCCGCTCCTGATCATCATCTGCCTCGGCGCGCTGACCTGGGTGAGCACGCACAAGCTGGACCCCTATCGTCCGCTCGACCGGATCAACGCGACCACCGCGATCGATCCCAAGGTCAAGCCGTTGACCGTCCAGGTCGTCGCGCTCGACTGGAAGTGGCTCTTCATCTATCCGGACCTTGGCATCGCCACCGTCAATGAACTGGCGCTGCCGACCAATGTCCCGGTCCGCTTCGACATCACCGCCTCGACCGTGATGAACAGCTTCTACGTCCCCGAACTGGCCGGCCAGATCTATGCGATGCCCGGCATGCAGACGCAGCTTCACGCCGTCGCCAACAAGCCCGTCACCGGGATCGGCTTCTCGGCCAACTATTCGGGCGCGGGCTTTACCCATATGCGCTTTGGCTATCATGCCTTCGACCAGGCCGGCTTCGACGCCTGGGTCGCCAAGGTGAAGGGCAGCGGCGCGGCGCTTGACCGCACCGTCTACCAGACCCTGGCCAAGCCGAGCGAGAAGGCGCCCGTCGCCTATTTCGCCACCAGCGAGCCCAAGCTGTTCGACGCGATCGTCAACCTCTGCCCCAAGCCCGGTCAGCGTTGCATGAGCGAGCTGATGCACATCAACCAGATGGGCGGCGCGGGCAAGGAATCGGCCAAGGAGACCGAAGGCCTCCAATATGATTTCCCCAACAGCCATGTGATCGACCAGGAAGACCGCAACAAGGGGCAGGAAACCGCCCCCGACGCGCCGGGCGCCGGTGCGGCTGCACCTGCGGCCGATCACTCCTCTCACAGCGGCGCTGACGCGCACGCGCAGCATCGGTAA